One window from the genome of Pandoraea fibrosis encodes:
- the fba gene encoding class II fructose-bisphosphate aldolase (catalyzes the reversible aldol condensation of dihydroxyacetonephosphate and glyceraldehyde 3-phosphate in the Calvin cycle, glycolysis, and/or gluconeogenesis), whose amino-acid sequence MPLVSMRQLLDHAAENGYGLPAFNVNNLEQVSAIMAAADEVGAPVIMQASAGARKYAGEAFLRHLISAAVEAYPHIPVVMHQDHGQSPAVCMAAIKSGFSSVMMDGSLEADGKSVASYEYNVEVSKKVVEFSHYIGVTVEAELGVLGSLETMKGDKEDGHGADGTMTREQLLTDPDQAADFVHQTQCDALAIAIGTSHGAYKFSRKPTGDILAIDRIKEIHRRIPNTHLVMHGSSSVPQELLAEIREFGGDMKETYGVPVEEIVEGIKHGVRKINIDTDIRLAMTGAIRRYLFENPSKFDPRDYLKPAREAAKQVCKARYLSFGCEGQASKIKTVSLDKMAEKYKSGDLAQIVK is encoded by the coding sequence ATGCCCCTAGTCTCTATGCGACAGCTGCTCGACCATGCCGCCGAAAACGGCTACGGTCTGCCGGCCTTCAACGTCAACAATCTGGAGCAGGTTTCCGCCATCATGGCTGCCGCCGACGAAGTCGGCGCGCCGGTCATCATGCAAGCCTCGGCAGGTGCCCGTAAGTACGCTGGCGAAGCGTTCCTGCGTCACCTGATCTCGGCGGCGGTGGAAGCCTATCCGCACATCCCGGTGGTGATGCACCAGGATCACGGCCAGTCGCCGGCCGTGTGTATGGCCGCGATCAAGAGCGGCTTCTCGAGCGTGATGATGGACGGTTCGCTCGAAGCCGACGGCAAGTCGGTTGCCAGCTACGAGTACAACGTCGAAGTGTCGAAGAAGGTGGTCGAGTTCTCGCACTACATCGGCGTGACGGTGGAAGCCGAGCTGGGCGTGCTGGGGTCGCTCGAAACGATGAAGGGCGACAAGGAAGACGGCCACGGTGCCGACGGCACGATGACCCGCGAGCAACTGCTAACCGATCCGGATCAGGCCGCCGACTTCGTGCATCAGACGCAGTGCGACGCGCTGGCCATTGCCATCGGTACCTCGCACGGCGCCTACAAGTTCAGCCGCAAGCCGACGGGCGACATTCTCGCCATCGACCGCATCAAGGAAATCCATCGTCGCATTCCGAACACCCACCTGGTGATGCACGGTTCGTCGTCGGTGCCGCAGGAACTGCTCGCCGAGATCCGCGAATTCGGTGGCGACATGAAGGAAACGTATGGCGTGCCGGTCGAAGAGATCGTCGAAGGCATCAAGCACGGCGTGCGCAAGATCAACATCGATACCGATATCCGCCTCGCCATGACGGGCGCGATCCGTCGCTATCTGTTCGAGAACCCGAGCAAGTTCGACCCGCGCGATTACCTCAAGCCGGCTCGTGAAGCCGCCAAGCAGGTTTGCAAGGCGCGTTATCTGTCGTTCGGCTGCGAAGGTCAGGCCAGCAAGATCAAGACGGTTTCGCTCGACAAGATGGCCGAGAAGTACAAGAGCGGCGATCTCGCTCAGATCGTGAAGTAA